AAGCCTGACCTCGGAAAGGTCGGTGCCCAGCAGGCCGATATCGGGCAACTTGTCGCCCTGCTGCAATTCATTGCCGACCAGGGTCAGCGGGTTACCCTTGAAAGTTATCGCTCCATGGCGCTCGGACATCTGCCGCTCCCTCCTGCGAGAAAATAAACCTGCTCCCCTCACCCGGCCCTGTTCACGCGCAACGTATGCCGCATTTATCCACCAGGGGGTGCTAATCATCAAAAATAAGCTTGGACCTGCCCGCCGCAAGGGCGAAGCGAATCCGTACTGCCATAAATAACCGGACGGCTTGCCTGAGTCAAGAGGCGAGCCAGGCTGAATCCGTCGATCGTGATGGTCCCGGATCAGCTCTGGCAGGAGGGGCAGAAAAATGTGGCGCGCTGCTGCTGGACTATCCGCTCGATCGGGCCGGTGCAGGTGCGGCAGGGTTCGCCCTTGCGGCCGTAAACCTTGAGGAACTCCTGGAAACCGCCGGCCTGGCCGCGGCTATCCTGGAAATCGGAGAAAGTGGTCCCGCACTTTTCGATTGCCAGTTTCAGGACACGGCGGGTTTGCTTGTGCAGGGAGTCCACCTGCTCCGCGCTGAGGCTGCCGGCCGGAGTGCGCGGGTCGATTCCGCAGGCGAACAGGATTTCACAGGCGTAGATATTACCCAGGCCCACCAGCCGGTCCTGGCGCAGAAGCCATGATTTGACAGGGGTGGTGGCGGCGCCGATCAGCTCCGCCAGCCGGGCAGGGGTGAACTGCCTGGAAAGAGGATCGACAGCGGCGGGAAGCAGTTCATCGGCCGTTCGCGCCAGGCGGATAGTGCCGAAACGACGGATATCGTAAAACAGCAGGCTGCCCTGGTCCAGCACAAGTTCGGCGCGAAGGTGCTTGTCGTTACGGCCCGTGCGGTCGCGAGCGGAAATCAGCCTGCCGGTCATCCTCAGGTGAAACGCCATCCACATGGGACCCCCGTCTCCCCCGCCCCCGTTCAGCCCGATCCCGATCTGCTTGCCCAGCCTGCGGACCTCGCTGATTTTTCTGCCCGCGGCCCCGTCGCTGTCGATCCCGGCCAGCTTCGGGTCCAGGATAACCATCCGTTCCACCCGGCGGCCGAGCAGGAAGGGGGCGAGCTGCCTGACAATTGTTTCGACCTCCGGAAGTTCCGGCATCCCGTTGGCGTCTCCTCTAAGGCTGGAAATGGACTCACTCGTTGGTCACGAACGGGCTGATCTCTCTGAGGCGATTGATAATCCCCGGCACGTGTTCGAGCACGTAATCGATCTCTTCATCGGTGGTGTAGCGGCTCAGGGAGAAGCGGATCGAGCCGTGGGCGGCCGAATGAGGCACTTTCATCGCCTGCAGCACGTGGCTGGGGTCGAGGGAACCCGAGGTGCAGGCCGAACCCGAGGAAGCGCAGATCCCCAGATCGTTCAGCATCAGCAGGATCGACTCGCCCTCGACGTACTCGAAACTGACGTTCAGGGTGTTGGGCAGACGGTTCGCGCCGTTGATCCGCACGTCCGGGCAGCTCTCGATCAGGCCGCTCTCCAGTTTGTCGCGAAGGCGTTCTTCGCGGGCGCCGACCTCCTCCATGTCGCTCATCGCCAGCTCGGCCGCCGCGCCCAGACCGACGATCCCGGCCACGTTCTCCGTACCGGCCCGGCGGCCTGCCTCCTGATGTCCGCCGCGAAGGTATGCCGGCAGGTCAATCCCCTTGCGGACGAACAGCACGCCGACACCCTTGGGAGCGTGAAGCTTGTGACCGGAAAGGGCCAGCAGGTCGACCGGGACCTTGCCCAGATCAACCGGTATTTTGCCGACTGACTGGACCGCATCGGTATGGAACAGGACGCCCCTGGATTTCACCAGTTCCGCGATCTTCTCTATGGGGTAGACAACCCCTGTCTCGTTATTGGCCCACATCACGCTTACCAGCGCGGTATCGTCGCGGATCGCGCTCTCCAGCTCAGCGAGGTCAAGCGCCCCCCGGGTATCGACACCTGTCTCGGTGACATCGTAGCCGTGCCCGGCCAGCCAGTGGCCCACCTGGATTACCGCCTCGTGCTCCACCCTGGTGGTGATTACGTGTTTCCTGGAGGGGCCGGCAAGTTCGAGCGCGCCCATGATCGCCGCGTTATCGCTCTCGGAGCCGCAGCCGGTGAACACGATTTCGCTGGCATCGGCGCCCAGCATCCGCGCCACCTGCTCCCTGGCCCTGTCCAGGTCGCGGCGCACTTTGCCGCCGAAAGAGTGGATGCTCGAGGGATTGCCGTAGCTGGTGGTCAGAAACGGCTTCATCGCTTCAAAAACTTCAGGAGCCACCGCGGTGGTGGCGTTGTTATCAAGATAAACTACCTTCTCCACTAGGCCTCCATCACTACCAGTTCAGCACTCACCTTTTCTCTCAGCTTGGGTTCCACCAGGGTCTGCAGCGTAAAACGGGTCATGCCGCATTCGGTACAGGCGCCTTTCAGCTTCACTATCACCGTGTTACCGGAAATGTCCACCAGTTCCAGGTCGCCGCCGTGTTTTTTTAGCTCCGGCCTGATTACTTCCTCGATCGTCTGCTCCACCAGCTTCATCTTCTGGAGATTGGTCAGACCGGCCGGCCTGTTATTTCCCGAGGGAGCCGGACTTTCCGCGACAGCCGTTTCTTTCTCGCCATCGGCCCGCACCTGCTCCCGGGTCACGCCCCTGATTTCGGCCAGGAGTTTCTCGATCTCCGGCACACATCCGCCGCAGCCGCCGCCGGCCTTGGTATAGTTCGTAACCTGCTCCACGGTTTTGAGGTCGTTGTGACTGATCGCCTCGCGAATCTTGACCTCGGTAACGCCGAAACAGACACAGACCACCCGGCCCTCGAGGGTCTTGGTCCCGGTGGTGCCGTTGCGGTAATTGTCAATCGCGGCCTCCAGCGCCTCACGGCCCATCACCGAGCAGTGCATTTTCTGCTCCGGCAGTCCGCCCAGGAAATCGACAATGTCCTGGTTGGTCAGTTTTTCGGCCTCTTCCAGCGTCTTGCCGATAATCATCTCGGTAAGCGCGCTGCTGGTGGCGATTGCGCTGCCACAGCCGAAAGTCTGGAACTTGACGTCCGCGATTCGGCCCTGCTTGTCCAGCTTGAACATGAGCCGAAGCGCATCTCCGCAGGCCATCGAGCCCACTTCACCCACACCGTCAGGATCACTGATGTAACCGACGTTTTTGGGGTTGCGGAAATGATCCATCACTTTGTCAGTATAGTCCCACATGTAACCGCCCTTCAGTTTTTAAGATGCCGCCATGCGGCACGGCCGGCACCCGTTGTCGGCAATGAATGCAGTTTGATTCGGATTATCAGATATAAATGTAATAGTTCTGTCCGGTTTTGAAAAGTATCCGTTAAAGATGCCGACAAAAAAACCGGATACAGCCACTTCCCTCTCGGCTGAATCCGGCATGCTGAATCATGGATAAAGATAGTTGCGGATTAGTTCCTGCGCTGTTTTCTCAGTTCCTGGATCTCTATCTTCAGCAGGTCCAGGATGCCTTTCAGTTTGGACTCGTGCTGCTTTTCCTGTTCGGCCAGCCACTCGAACATCGAGCGGGCGAACTCGCGCTGGGCGACCTTGGCCGTGGAAAGATATAATTCGCCGGCGTCGTGCTCCTTGGGCAGCATACTTATCACCACTT
The nucleotide sequence above comes from Candidatus Glassbacteria bacterium. Encoded proteins:
- the mutM gene encoding bifunctional DNA-formamidopyrimidine glycosylase/DNA-(apurinic or apyrimidinic site) lyase → MPELPEVETIVRQLAPFLLGRRVERMVILDPKLAGIDSDGAAGRKISEVRRLGKQIGIGLNGGGGDGGPMWMAFHLRMTGRLISARDRTGRNDKHLRAELVLDQGSLLFYDIRRFGTIRLARTADELLPAAVDPLSRQFTPARLAELIGAATTPVKSWLLRQDRLVGLGNIYACEILFACGIDPRTPAGSLSAEQVDSLHKQTRRVLKLAIEKCGTTFSDFQDSRGQAGGFQEFLKVYGRKGEPCRTCTGPIERIVQQQRATFFCPSCQS
- the nifS gene encoding cysteine desulfurase NifS translates to MEKVVYLDNNATTAVAPEVFEAMKPFLTTSYGNPSSIHSFGGKVRRDLDRAREQVARMLGADASEIVFTGCGSESDNAAIMGALELAGPSRKHVITTRVEHEAVIQVGHWLAGHGYDVTETGVDTRGALDLAELESAIRDDTALVSVMWANNETGVVYPIEKIAELVKSRGVLFHTDAVQSVGKIPVDLGKVPVDLLALSGHKLHAPKGVGVLFVRKGIDLPAYLRGGHQEAGRRAGTENVAGIVGLGAAAELAMSDMEEVGAREERLRDKLESGLIESCPDVRINGANRLPNTLNVSFEYVEGESILLMLNDLGICASSGSACTSGSLDPSHVLQAMKVPHSAAHGSIRFSLSRYTTDEEIDYVLEHVPGIINRLREISPFVTNE
- the nifU gene encoding Fe-S cluster assembly protein NifU; amino-acid sequence: MWDYTDKVMDHFRNPKNVGYISDPDGVGEVGSMACGDALRLMFKLDKQGRIADVKFQTFGCGSAIATSSALTEMIIGKTLEEAEKLTNQDIVDFLGGLPEQKMHCSVMGREALEAAIDNYRNGTTGTKTLEGRVVCVCFGVTEVKIREAISHNDLKTVEQVTNYTKAGGGCGGCVPEIEKLLAEIRGVTREQVRADGEKETAVAESPAPSGNNRPAGLTNLQKMKLVEQTIEEVIRPELKKHGGDLELVDISGNTVIVKLKGACTECGMTRFTLQTLVEPKLREKVSAELVVMEA